A stretch of Rhizobium glycinendophyticum DNA encodes these proteins:
- a CDS encoding crotonase/enoyl-CoA hydratase family protein, which produces MTDHIEITRPEAHPGVLVLRFNRPDKKNAITQAMYQKLTTGLLEGENDDSIRAIVFLGTEGCFSAGNDMADFLGFAMAGAVGEPAAFGLLKALTEVTKPLVSGVDGLAIGIGTTLNMHCDLTVASDRSLFKTPFVDLALVPEAASSLIAPRIMGHQRAFAMLAASEGFSAEQAREAGLIWKVVSPDQVEAETLKIASSLASKPPAAMKIARALVKGGAEEVRTRMQEELVHFVAQLKSAEARAAFEAFMKGR; this is translated from the coding sequence ATGACCGACCACATTGAGATCACCCGCCCCGAAGCCCATCCCGGCGTCCTCGTCCTGCGCTTCAACCGGCCGGACAAGAAAAACGCCATAACCCAGGCGATGTACCAGAAGCTCACCACTGGCCTCCTCGAAGGCGAGAATGACGACAGCATCCGCGCCATCGTCTTCCTCGGCACTGAAGGCTGTTTCTCCGCCGGCAACGACATGGCCGATTTCTTGGGCTTCGCCATGGCCGGTGCCGTGGGGGAACCGGCGGCCTTCGGCCTCCTCAAGGCGCTGACCGAAGTCACCAAGCCGCTGGTCTCCGGCGTCGACGGTCTCGCGATCGGCATCGGCACGACGCTCAACATGCATTGCGACCTGACGGTCGCCTCCGACCGCAGCCTGTTCAAGACGCCCTTCGTCGATTTGGCGCTGGTCCCGGAAGCCGCCTCCAGCCTGATCGCCCCGCGCATCATGGGCCACCAGCGCGCCTTTGCCATGCTCGCCGCCAGCGAGGGTTTTTCCGCCGAACAGGCACGCGAGGCCGGTCTCATCTGGAAAGTCGTCTCACCTGATCAGGTCGAGGCCGAAACCTTGAAGATCGCCTCCTCGCTCGCGTCCAAGCCTCCGGCCGCCATGAAGATCGCCCGCGCGCTGGTCAAGGGCGGCGCCGAAGAGGTGCGTACCCGCATGCAGGAAGAGCTCGTGCACTTCGTCGCCCAGCTGAAGAGCGCGGAAGCCCGCGCTGCGTTCGAAGCCTTCATGAAGGGGCGCTGA
- the minD gene encoding septum site-determining protein MinD, with protein sequence MGKVIVVTSGKGGVGKTTSTAALGAALAQRNEKVVVVDFDVGLRNLDLVMGAERRVVYDLVNVIQGDAKLPQALIRDKRLETLFLLPASQTRDKDNLTAEGVEQVINELKKYFDWIICDSPAGIERGATLAMRHADMAVVVTNPEVSSVRDSDRIIGLLDSKTLKAERGERMEKHLLLTRYDSNRAQRGDMLKVDDVLEILSIPLLGIIPESMDVLRASNIGAPVTLADARSAPALAYFDAARRLAGENVPITIPGEKRGLLDKIFARRAA encoded by the coding sequence ATGGGCAAGGTTATAGTCGTGACATCCGGCAAGGGCGGGGTCGGCAAGACCACCTCGACGGCCGCTCTGGGTGCAGCGCTCGCGCAGCGCAACGAAAAGGTCGTCGTCGTCGATTTCGACGTCGGTCTTCGCAATCTCGATCTGGTGATGGGCGCTGAGCGCCGCGTCGTCTATGACTTGGTGAACGTGATCCAGGGTGACGCCAAGCTGCCGCAGGCGCTCATCCGCGACAAGCGACTGGAAACGCTCTTCCTGCTGCCCGCCTCACAGACCCGCGACAAGGATAACCTGACCGCCGAAGGCGTCGAGCAGGTCATCAACGAGCTGAAGAAGTATTTCGACTGGATCATCTGCGACAGCCCCGCCGGCATCGAACGCGGTGCGACGCTCGCCATGCGCCATGCCGACATGGCCGTCGTCGTCACCAATCCGGAAGTCTCCTCGGTGCGTGATAGCGACCGCATCATCGGTCTCCTGGATTCCAAGACGCTCAAGGCCGAGCGCGGCGAGCGCATGGAAAAGCATCTGCTGCTCACCCGCTACGATTCCAACCGCGCCCAGCGCGGCGACATGCTGAAGGTCGACGACGTGCTGGAGATACTCTCCATCCCGCTGCTCGGCATCATTCCGGAAAGCATGGATGTGCTGCGCGCCTCCAATATCGGCGCACCGGTGACGCTCGCTGATGCCCGCAGCGCCCCGGCTCTCGCTTACTTCGACGCCGCCCGCCGCCTGGCTGGTGAAAACGTCCCGATCACCATTCCTGGCGAGAAGCGTGGCCTCCTCGACAAGATCTTCGCGCGGAGGGCCGCATGA
- a CDS encoding PhoX family protein — translation MTETNTNHLSWDEWDELHNPPPAVTDFDRVVERAVSRRGFLGGVLALGSAAAAMGTLGNLMSSTSAQAQEAGSRFPFKPVPISTDNTVHVPEGYRWEPLAKWGQPLFSTASDIDPANGVSLENSDKVFGENTDGMELFVIGSAQVIAVNHEYVNNETNLPHNEKGMPKSLDDVKILQHMQGVTVMEVAEGADGWQIVVDSKFNRRIHHNTPMKLSGPAAGSDLVKTAADPNGVDCLGTFNNCGAGKTPWGTYLTCEENFNGYFGSTVADFKMPDDYKRYGIVAETRYGYEKFDERFDVSKNPNEPRRAGYVVEIDPSDASSTPIKRTALGRIKHENAAVVVARDGRVVVYMGDDERGEFLYKYVSNGIYVPGGDTSKLLDEGTLYVAKFSDDGNGEWLALTEETTGMKMDEICVLTRQAASKVGATTMDRPEWVATNPVAIEAYCCLTNNSNRAVVKDGKMKTNAGGDVMEINAVNPREANEYGQIVRWYPENDDHADGKFKWDLFLMAGNPVVHKDSPYAGSSNINEGNMFNSPDGMMFDSTGLLWIQTDGEDTNEGDFAGQGNNQMLAGDPVTGRIERFLTAPKGAEVTGQTWSADKRTHFVGIQHPDAPFPDGEGKLPRSTIVAIKKDDNARIG, via the coding sequence ATGACCGAGACCAACACCAATCATCTGTCCTGGGACGAGTGGGACGAGCTGCACAATCCGCCGCCGGCCGTGACCGATTTCGATCGCGTCGTCGAACGCGCCGTTTCCCGCCGTGGCTTTCTCGGCGGCGTGCTCGCCCTCGGCTCGGCTGCTGCTGCCATGGGCACGCTCGGCAATCTGATGTCGTCGACCTCTGCCCAGGCCCAGGAAGCCGGCTCGCGTTTCCCGTTCAAGCCGGTGCCGATCTCGACCGACAACACCGTGCATGTGCCGGAAGGCTATCGCTGGGAGCCGCTCGCCAAGTGGGGCCAGCCGCTTTTTTCCACCGCCTCCGACATCGATCCGGCCAATGGCGTGTCGCTTGAAAACTCCGACAAGGTGTTCGGTGAGAACACCGACGGTATGGAGCTGTTCGTCATTGGCAGCGCCCAGGTGATCGCCGTCAACCATGAATATGTGAACAACGAGACCAACCTGCCGCACAACGAAAAGGGCATGCCGAAGAGCCTCGACGACGTGAAGATCCTGCAACACATGCAGGGCGTGACCGTCATGGAAGTGGCGGAAGGCGCTGACGGTTGGCAGATCGTGGTCGACAGCAAGTTCAACCGCCGTATCCATCACAACACGCCGATGAAGCTGTCGGGCCCGGCCGCCGGTTCGGACCTCGTGAAGACGGCTGCCGATCCCAATGGTGTCGACTGTCTCGGGACCTTCAACAACTGCGGCGCCGGCAAGACGCCCTGGGGCACCTATCTGACCTGCGAAGAAAACTTCAACGGCTATTTCGGCTCGACCGTTGCCGACTTCAAAATGCCCGACGATTACAAGCGTTACGGCATCGTCGCGGAGACGCGTTATGGCTACGAGAAGTTTGACGAGCGCTTCGACGTCTCGAAGAACCCGAACGAGCCGCGTCGCGCCGGTTATGTCGTCGAAATCGATCCTTCGGACGCGTCCTCGACCCCGATCAAGCGCACAGCACTTGGCCGTATCAAGCACGAAAACGCCGCCGTGGTGGTGGCCCGTGACGGCCGCGTGGTCGTCTATATGGGTGACGACGAGCGTGGCGAGTTTCTCTACAAATATGTCTCCAACGGCATCTATGTTCCGGGTGGCGACACCTCGAAGCTGCTCGACGAAGGCACGCTTTACGTCGCCAAATTCTCGGACGACGGCAACGGCGAGTGGCTCGCGCTCACCGAAGAGACGACCGGCATGAAGATGGACGAGATCTGCGTTCTCACCCGTCAGGCCGCTTCCAAGGTTGGCGCGACGACCATGGACCGCCCGGAATGGGTTGCCACCAATCCGGTTGCCATCGAAGCCTATTGCTGCCTGACCAACAATTCGAACCGTGCCGTGGTCAAGGACGGCAAGATGAAGACCAATGCCGGGGGCGACGTGATGGAAATCAACGCCGTCAACCCGCGCGAGGCCAATGAATACGGCCAGATCGTGCGCTGGTACCCGGAGAATGACGACCATGCAGATGGCAAGTTCAAGTGGGATCTGTTCCTGATGGCCGGCAACCCGGTCGTGCACAAGGACAGCCCCTATGCCGGTTCGTCGAACATCAACGAAGGCAACATGTTCAATTCGCCTGATGGCATGATGTTCGATTCCACTGGTCTTCTGTGGATCCAGACCGACGGCGAGGACACCAATGAGGGCGACTTTGCCGGTCAGGGCAACAACCAGATGCTCGCAGGCGACCCGGTCACCGGACGGATCGAGCGCTTCCTGACCGCGCCGAAGGGTGCCGAGGTCACCGGCCAGACCTGGTCTGCCGACAAGCGCACCCATTTCGTCGGGATCCAGCATCCCGACGCGCCCTTCCCCGATGGCGAGGGCAAGCTGCCACGTTCGACCATCGTTGCGATCAAGAAGGACGACAACGCCCGCATCGGCTAA
- a CDS encoding class I SAM-dependent RNA methyltransferase — protein sequence MSADSVTIASLGAKGDGVAHGSDGPVFVPFALPGETVAIARVKNEGTIMSFASTSPDRVAPPCKHFGPHGVGGICGGCSLQHLAKAPYNAFKRQIVIDALKSKGLDVPVAEIFEAHPHQRRRLVFTARRREHGLVMGFMQAETHHVVPVEECPIASDGLISRLDAIKIIANACGAEHFRVTVTETPTGLDISLDGLRGGLGDQARRAVTNAVIKLKSIARVSANGEIVIEPHKPLLDFGGARVVLPPGGFTQATHEAEEHMAGLAIAHIGKAKKVADLFSGIGTFALRIARVASVFAVESDEKAVKSLDFAARNTQGLKPISVERRDLFRRPLMTSEFKAFDAVVFDPPRAGAEAQCVELAKSKVKKIVAISCNPLTLARDLAILTAGGYRIDTVTPIDQFLWSPHVEAVATLTKG from the coding sequence ATGAGCGCGGACAGCGTCACCATCGCCAGCCTCGGTGCCAAGGGCGACGGGGTCGCGCATGGCTCCGATGGTCCGGTCTTCGTGCCCTTCGCCCTGCCGGGGGAAACCGTCGCCATTGCACGAGTGAAGAACGAAGGCACGATCATGTCGTTTGCCTCGACCTCACCCGATCGCGTCGCGCCGCCCTGCAAGCATTTCGGCCCCCACGGGGTCGGTGGCATCTGTGGTGGCTGTTCGCTGCAGCATCTGGCCAAGGCTCCCTACAACGCCTTCAAGCGGCAGATCGTGATCGATGCGCTGAAATCGAAGGGCCTGGATGTGCCAGTGGCCGAGATCTTCGAGGCTCACCCGCACCAGCGCCGGCGCCTCGTCTTCACCGCCCGGCGGCGCGAGCATGGTCTAGTGATGGGCTTCATGCAGGCCGAGACGCATCATGTCGTTCCCGTCGAGGAATGTCCCATCGCGTCCGACGGGCTGATCTCCCGTCTGGACGCGATCAAGATCATCGCCAATGCCTGCGGTGCCGAACACTTCCGCGTCACCGTGACCGAGACGCCGACCGGTCTCGACATCTCGCTCGACGGGCTGCGCGGCGGGCTCGGGGATCAGGCGCGGCGCGCCGTTACCAATGCCGTCATCAAGCTGAAGAGCATCGCCCGCGTTTCGGCCAATGGCGAAATTGTCATCGAACCGCACAAACCGCTGCTCGATTTCGGCGGCGCCCGGGTCGTGCTGCCGCCGGGAGGCTTCACTCAGGCGACACATGAGGCCGAAGAGCATATGGCCGGGCTCGCCATCGCCCATATCGGCAAGGCGAAGAAGGTCGCGGACCTGTTTTCCGGCATCGGCACCTTTGCCTTGCGGATCGCGCGGGTCGCTTCGGTTTTCGCCGTGGAGTCGGACGAGAAGGCGGTCAAGTCGCTCGATTTCGCCGCCCGCAATACGCAAGGACTGAAGCCCATCAGCGTCGAACGCCGCGACCTTTTCCGGCGTCCGCTGATGACATCCGAGTTCAAGGCTTTCGACGCCGTGGTTTTCGACCCGCCGCGTGCGGGCGCCGAGGCGCAGTGCGTGGAATTGGCGAAATCAAAGGTGAAAAAGATCGTCGCGATCAGCTGCAACCCGCTGACGCTGGCCCGCGATCTCGCGATCCTGACGGCTGGCGGCTACCGGATCGACACCGTCACGCCGATCGACCAGTTCCTCTGGTCGCCGCATGTCGAGGCGGTAGCGACGCTTACCAAGGGCTGA
- a CDS encoding hybrid-cluster NAD(P)-dependent oxidoreductase has protein sequence MNIAVNPYRHVDEMHPWSDREHLLECVAVTPEAPDVMTFTFKPNKPNLWFRYQPGQFVTLEIPAEPEPVMRTYTLSSSPSRPYTVAVTVKAQADSIGTRWMFDNLKPGMALKAFGPLGDFSYARHPGKKYLFVSAGSGITPMMSMTRDMSDRAPDSDITFLNCARSPDDIIFRWELEAKAREMPHLTLGFIVEQVSRGQLWSGLKGRIDKAKIALLAPDFLERTVFCCGPAPFMATVREALEGAGFDMKNYHEEAFQPVKPEPLVVVADHADGEQPTKVKFAMSGKDGLCAPGHTVLQAARAAGVRIGAACESGLCGTCKVMKLSGEVEMDHNGGILDDEIDEGYILACCSRPKGDIEIEA, from the coding sequence ATGAACATCGCGGTCAACCCATACCGTCACGTGGACGAGATGCATCCCTGGTCCGACAGGGAGCATTTGCTCGAATGCGTTGCCGTCACGCCGGAAGCCCCCGACGTGATGACATTCACCTTCAAGCCGAACAAGCCAAACCTCTGGTTTCGTTACCAGCCCGGCCAGTTCGTCACGTTGGAGATCCCGGCCGAGCCTGAGCCGGTCATGCGCACCTACACGCTCTCCTCCAGCCCCTCACGCCCCTATACGGTCGCGGTCACGGTGAAGGCGCAGGCCGACAGTATCGGCACCCGCTGGATGTTCGACAACCTGAAGCCCGGCATGGCGCTGAAGGCCTTCGGCCCGCTCGGTGATTTCTCCTATGCCCGCCATCCGGGCAAGAAATACCTCTTCGTTTCGGCCGGCTCGGGCATCACGCCGATGATGTCGATGACCCGCGACATGAGCGATCGGGCGCCCGACAGCGACATCACCTTCCTCAACTGCGCGCGCTCGCCCGACGACATCATCTTCCGCTGGGAGCTTGAGGCCAAGGCCCGCGAGATGCCGCATTTGACGCTCGGCTTCATCGTCGAACAGGTGTCGCGCGGCCAGCTCTGGTCGGGGCTGAAGGGCCGGATCGACAAGGCCAAGATCGCGCTTCTGGCACCCGACTTCCTCGAACGCACCGTCTTCTGCTGTGGCCCGGCGCCCTTCATGGCAACCGTCCGCGAGGCGCTCGAAGGCGCCGGCTTCGACATGAAGAACTATCATGAAGAAGCCTTCCAGCCGGTCAAGCCGGAGCCGCTCGTGGTCGTCGCAGATCATGCCGATGGCGAGCAGCCGACCAAGGTCAAGTTCGCCATGTCCGGCAAGGACGGGCTCTGCGCCCCCGGCCACACGGTTCTGCAGGCGGCCCGCGCCGCCGGCGTGAGGATCGGCGCTGCCTGCGAATCCGGCCTTTGCGGCACCTGCAAGGTCATGAAGCTCTCGGGCGAGGTCGAGATGGACCACAATGGCGGCATCCTCGACGACGAGATCGACGAAGGCTACATCCTCGCCTGCTGTTCGCGGCCGAAGGGCGACATCGAAATCGAAGCCTGA
- the minC gene encoding septum site-determining protein MinC: MTKVLTEPRSIRIKGRSFLAVVLTPDLPFDDWLVRLDDLAARSAGFFLGRPVVLDVSDLEIDRPQLKALIAELGSRNVSIMGIEGGRPSLVEPGMPPMLKGGKPAADYEVPRSEVPEPVSGKSAEATANPPVEQAPPQVVVQQSQVSAPSLIVRETVRSGQSVIYAQGDVTVIGSVQSGAEVIAGGSVHIYGALRGRALAGCVGNADARIFCRKFESELVAIDGVYAMTDDMDPELKGHPVQLWLEGDAIMTERMM, from the coding sequence ATGACCAAAGTGCTAACCGAACCACGCTCCATCCGCATCAAGGGCAGATCCTTCCTGGCCGTCGTCCTGACGCCGGATCTGCCGTTTGACGATTGGCTCGTCCGGCTCGATGATCTCGCGGCCCGCTCCGCCGGCTTCTTTCTCGGTCGGCCCGTCGTTCTCGACGTATCGGACCTGGAGATCGACCGACCGCAGCTGAAGGCGCTGATCGCCGAGCTTGGCAGCCGCAACGTCTCGATCATGGGCATTGAGGGCGGACGTCCCTCGCTGGTCGAGCCCGGCATGCCACCGATGCTGAAGGGTGGCAAACCGGCGGCAGATTACGAGGTACCGCGCTCCGAGGTGCCGGAACCGGTAAGCGGCAAGAGCGCTGAAGCAACGGCGAACCCGCCGGTCGAGCAGGCGCCGCCGCAGGTGGTGGTGCAGCAGAGCCAGGTTTCGGCTCCCTCGCTGATTGTGCGGGAAACGGTGCGGTCGGGCCAGTCGGTGATCTACGCCCAGGGTGACGTGACGGTCATCGGTTCGGTTCAATCCGGTGCCGAAGTGATCGCCGGAGGCTCTGTTCATATTTACGGCGCCCTTCGTGGGCGTGCATTGGCAGGCTGCGTTGGCAATGCCGACGCAAGGATCTTCTGTCGTAAGTTCGAATCCGAACTGGTGGCAATCGACGGTGTCTACGCGATGACCGACGACATGGATCCGGAATTGAAAGGGCATCCAGTTCAGCTTTGGCTGGAGGGGGATGCGATCATGACAGAAAGAATGATGTGA
- a CDS encoding BA14K family protein, with translation MSRIWTFMAAVCVTLTGIVAESAPVSAGVDVVVYERYERYQRITVKTHHGNRPYRPGYVYHRGHWFSAASMRAGVIVDRPILPHRIIRSVEFHPRHYSWCADRYRSYNWRSNTFQPYHGPRRQCYSPYF, from the coding sequence ATGAGCAGGATCTGGACCTTCATGGCCGCTGTCTGCGTGACACTGACAGGTATTGTCGCCGAAAGCGCACCGGTCAGCGCAGGCGTCGATGTTGTCGTCTACGAACGCTATGAGCGCTACCAGCGCATCACCGTCAAGACGCATCACGGCAATCGGCCCTATCGACCGGGCTACGTCTATCACCGAGGCCACTGGTTTTCCGCAGCATCGATGCGCGCAGGCGTCATCGTCGATCGGCCCATCCTGCCGCATCGGATCATCCGTTCCGTTGAATTCCACCCGCGCCACTACAGCTGGTGCGCCGACCGCTATCGGTCCTACAACTGGCGCAGCAACACCTTTCAGCCGTATCACGGTCCGCGTCGGCAGTGCTACTCACCCTATTTCTGA
- a CDS encoding aminoglycoside phosphotransferase family protein, translating into MQRTDKLKAGKFAVGVDLVRRLVARQFPQYADLPVREVENDGWDNWTFRLGDGLKVRLPTAEGYAGQATKEFHWLPVLAPLLPLAVPMPVALGKPEADYPWHWTIYDWTAGEPVRRELVPDLTSFASDLAGFLEVLHQIDVEGGPVAGAHNFFRGGDVIGVYGAEARRALDQLRDRIDTAAALAVLDAAQAAPFSGPPCWLHGDIAVGNLLVTGGKLSGVIDFGSCGVGDPACDLVITWLFFEGESRNAFREAVAADTGRWARARAWALWKAALVLASGAPTHPEEFSPAEVIAAVLDDHRARAD; encoded by the coding sequence ATGCAACGCACCGACAAACTGAAGGCGGGCAAGTTTGCCGTGGGCGTCGACCTCGTTCGGCGGCTCGTCGCGCGACAGTTTCCGCAATATGCCGATCTGCCGGTCCGAGAGGTCGAGAACGACGGCTGGGACAACTGGACCTTTCGGCTGGGTGACGGGCTGAAGGTTCGCCTGCCCACGGCCGAGGGTTATGCCGGACAGGCGACGAAGGAGTTTCACTGGCTGCCGGTTCTGGCGCCATTGCTGCCGCTCGCCGTGCCCATGCCGGTCGCCCTCGGGAAGCCCGAAGCGGACTATCCCTGGCACTGGACGATCTACGACTGGACGGCGGGCGAACCCGTGCGTCGAGAGCTCGTGCCGGACCTCACCTCCTTCGCTTCCGATCTTGCCGGTTTCCTCGAGGTGTTGCACCAGATCGATGTCGAAGGCGGCCCGGTTGCAGGCGCTCACAACTTCTTCCGGGGCGGCGACGTGATCGGCGTCTACGGAGCAGAAGCCCGGCGGGCCCTCGATCAGCTGCGCGACAGGATCGACACGGCGGCGGCGCTTGCCGTTCTCGATGCGGCGCAAGCGGCCCCGTTCTCCGGACCGCCTTGCTGGCTGCACGGCGACATCGCGGTCGGAAATCTGCTGGTGACGGGTGGCAAGCTTTCCGGCGTCATTGATTTCGGCTCCTGCGGCGTCGGCGATCCGGCCTGCGACCTCGTCATCACCTGGCTGTTCTTCGAGGGAGAAAGCCGGAACGCGTTTCGCGAGGCGGTCGCCGCCGATACGGGACGCTGGGCCCGCGCCCGGGCCTGGGCCCTGTGGAAGGCGGCCCTGGTTCTCGCCTCCGGTGCGCCGACGCATCCGGAGGAGTTTTCACCGGCTGAGGTGATCGCCGCCGTTCTCGACGATCACCGAGCGCGTGCCGACTGA
- the minE gene encoding cell division topological specificity factor MinE: MSIFSLFRKQRSAPMARERLQVLLAHERASLESDLVAVLREEILAVIAKHVEFDRDKVEIKMDRDGDVSILEIDVEIPLNAQRLAA, from the coding sequence ATGAGCATTTTCTCCCTGTTCCGCAAGCAGCGTTCCGCCCCCATGGCGCGCGAGCGACTGCAGGTCCTGCTCGCCCATGAACGGGCGTCGCTCGAAAGTGATCTGGTCGCAGTGCTGCGCGAGGAAATCCTCGCCGTGATTGCCAAGCATGTCGAATTCGACCGCGACAAGGTCGAGATCAAGATGGACCGCGACGGCGACGTCTCGATCCTCGAGATCGACGTCGAGATACCGCTCAACGCCCAGCGTCTCGCGGCCTGA
- a CDS encoding acyl-CoA dehydrogenase: protein MYKAPVEEIAFTLKHVAGLSKAIEDGKLGDLSDDLVDAILTEAGRFASDEVAPLAEIGDKQGARMVDGKVIVPDGWDNLYRAWAEGGWNSLTASQDFGGQGLPHMLNVAALEMWNSGSMGFALGPTLTMGAVDAVTAHGSEELKAKYLPKMVSGEWTGTMNLTEPHAGSDLGVMKSRAERRDDGTYRIFGQKIFITWGEHEITENIIHLVLARLPDAPAGTRGISLFLVPKYLVNDDGSLGARNDLHCHSLEHKLGIHGSPTCTMIYGDGKYGDEPGAIGWLIGEENKGLACMFTMMNNARLAVGMQGVAICEAATQKAVQYAKDRTQGKAPGWTGSGMSPIIEHPDVARMLVTMKALTQGSRAICYVCAHATDMSHHAEGDEARHWAERAALLTPIAKSFATDAGVDVASLGIQTHGGMGFIEETGAARYWRDSRIAPIYEGTNGIQAADLVTRKLPLSNGNHVRGYITELKQVVNAVRASNLEAFGETAARLDASLSDLEDTTEWLLSQLAAGNASAALSGATPYQRLFGLTLTGVYLAKGALADEDHGRDNRLALCRFATENLIAETAALKDRVIHGEASLNAARALFA, encoded by the coding sequence ATGTACAAGGCGCCCGTAGAAGAGATCGCGTTCACCCTGAAGCATGTCGCAGGTCTCAGCAAGGCCATCGAAGACGGCAAGCTGGGCGACCTGAGCGACGATCTCGTCGACGCCATCCTGACAGAAGCCGGCCGCTTCGCCTCCGATGAGGTCGCGCCGCTGGCCGAGATCGGCGACAAGCAGGGCGCTCGAATGGTCGATGGCAAAGTGATTGTGCCGGATGGCTGGGACAATCTCTACCGTGCCTGGGCCGAAGGCGGCTGGAACTCGCTGACGGCGTCGCAAGACTTCGGCGGGCAGGGGCTGCCCCATATGCTCAACGTCGCGGCACTCGAAATGTGGAACTCCGGCTCCATGGGCTTTGCGCTCGGACCGACGCTGACCATGGGCGCCGTCGATGCCGTCACCGCGCACGGTTCCGAGGAATTGAAGGCGAAGTATTTGCCGAAGATGGTCTCCGGTGAATGGACCGGGACCATGAACCTCACCGAACCCCATGCCGGTTCCGACCTGGGCGTCATGAAGTCCCGCGCTGAGCGTCGCGACGACGGCACCTACCGTATCTTCGGCCAGAAGATCTTCATCACCTGGGGCGAACACGAGATCACCGAGAACATCATCCATCTCGTCCTCGCACGCCTGCCCGATGCACCCGCCGGCACGCGCGGCATCTCGCTCTTCCTCGTGCCGAAATATCTCGTCAACGACGACGGCTCGCTCGGTGCCCGCAACGACCTCCACTGCCATTCGTTGGAGCACAAGCTCGGCATCCACGGCTCGCCGACCTGCACCATGATCTATGGCGACGGCAAGTATGGCGACGAGCCGGGCGCGATCGGCTGGCTGATCGGCGAGGAAAACAAGGGCCTCGCCTGCATGTTCACCATGATGAACAATGCCCGCCTCGCCGTCGGCATGCAGGGCGTCGCCATCTGCGAGGCCGCCACCCAGAAGGCCGTGCAATACGCGAAGGATCGCACGCAAGGCAAAGCCCCCGGCTGGACCGGCTCCGGCATGTCGCCGATCATCGAACATCCCGATGTCGCCCGCATGTTGGTGACCATGAAGGCGCTGACGCAAGGCTCCCGCGCCATCTGCTATGTCTGCGCCCACGCAACCGACATGAGCCATCACGCCGAAGGCGACGAAGCCCGCCACTGGGCCGAGCGCGCCGCTCTGCTGACGCCGATTGCCAAGTCCTTCGCCACCGACGCCGGCGTCGATGTCGCCTCGCTCGGCATCCAGACCCATGGCGGCATGGGCTTCATCGAGGAAACCGGTGCTGCCCGCTACTGGCGCGACAGCCGCATCGCCCCGATCTATGAGGGCACCAACGGCATCCAGGCCGCCGACCTCGTGACGCGCAAGCTGCCGCTCTCCAACGGCAACCATGTCCGCGGCTACATCACCGAGCTGAAGCAGGTGGTCAACGCCGTGCGCGCTTCCAACCTCGAGGCTTTCGGCGAAACCGCCGCGCGCCTCGACGCGAGCCTTTCGGATCTGGAAGACACCACTGAATGGCTGCTTTCGCAGCTCGCCGCCGGCAATGCTTCGGCCGCGCTCTCGGGCGCCACACCCTACCAGCGCCTCTTCGGCCTGACGCTCACCGGCGTCTATCTCGCCAAGGGCGCGCTCGCCGACGAGGACCATGGCCGCGACAACCGCTTGGCCCTCTGCCGCTTCGCCACCGAAAACCTGATTGCCGAGACCGCAGCCCTCAAGGACCGCGTCATTCACGGCGAGGCAAGCCTCAACGCAGCCAGGGCATTGTTTGCGTAA
- a CDS encoding BA14K family protein: protein MKTVFKKAAVAALASVIGLTGMIPAQAQVIRPTAPVAATSDVTQVQFRRDRDRYEARRYWRGHRGYRERRAGYRYHNGYWYPLAAFAAGAIIGGAIANQPRAVPRVSGNLSANHYQWCQNRYRSYDSYSNTFQPYNGPRQQCVSPYY from the coding sequence ATGAAGACTGTCTTCAAGAAAGCCGCCGTTGCCGCCCTGGCATCGGTCATCGGGCTTACCGGCATGATCCCCGCCCAGGCCCAGGTGATCCGCCCCACTGCGCCGGTCGCAGCGACGTCGGATGTCACACAGGTTCAGTTCCGCCGCGACCGTGACCGCTACGAGGCCCGCCGCTACTGGCGCGGTCATCGTGGCTATCGTGAACGCCGCGCCGGCTACCGTTACCACAATGGCTACTGGTACCCGCTCGCAGCCTTCGCTGCCGGTGCCATCATCGGTGGCGCCATCGCCAACCAGCCGCGCGCCGTCCCGCGCGTCTCGGGCAACCTGAGTGCGAACCACTACCAGTGGTGCCAGAACCGCTATCGTTCTTACGACAGCTATTCGAACACCTTCCAGCCGTATAACGGCCCGCGCCAGCAGTGCGTCTCGCCTTACTACTGA